CGTTTTGGTTTCCATCAGATTCCTCTCGGCTCGCGTTGGGTATAATGGGTGTGCAAAAGGGCATGGGCCAATTCAGCGCCCGGTTCGCCGAGGTATTCGGCGTACAGTTTCTGGATATAGGGGTTCTTATGCGATTTGCGGACCGTCTTCGCCTCATCGATGCGATAGAGGGCGGCGGCGCGCAGGCGGTTTACTTCACGGTCCAGCACATAGCGGCCGCCGCTGGGATAGGGTTGACCGCCGCCGCCGATGCAACCGCCTGGACAGGCCATGATCTCGACCAGATGATAGGACTTTTCTTGGCGGCGCACTTTGTCGAGAATGATGCGCGCGTTGCCGAGTCCGTTGGCCACCGCCACATGGAGCGTTCGGCCGCCGATCTCGATGCTCGCCTCACGCAATCCTTCGACGCTGCGCACCGAAGAAAAGTTGAGGTCGGTCAGCGGTTCGCCCGTGAGCTTTTCCGCCGCCGTTCGCAGCGCGGCTTCCATGACGCCGCCGGTGGCGCCGAAAATGTCCGCTGCGCCGGAGGAAAATCCCAACGGCGTATCGAACGTGCCCGACGGCAAGTGGACGATGTCGATGCCGTAGGCTTTGATCATCCACACCAGCTCGCGCGTGGTCAACACGACATCCGTGGATGGCAGACCGTCTTCGGTGAACAACTCCGGCCGTTCGGCCTCGTATTTTTTCGCCGTGCACGGCATGACGCCGACGACAAAGATCTCCTGGGCCGGGATGCCCGTAATCTGGCTGTAATAGGTCTTGAGCAGCGTGGAGAGCATGGACATGGGCGATTTGCAAGAGGACGCCAGGGGCATGAGATCCGGATAAAAATGTTCCATAAATTTGACCCACCCGGACGAACAGGAGGTCAGCAACGGCAAGCGGTCTCCGCTTTGCAGTCGTTTGACCAGCTCGGTCGCCTCTTCCACAATGGTCAGATCCGCGCCAAAGTTGGTGTCAAAGACCGCATCGAATCCCAGGCGCCGCAGCGCTGTGATCGTGGGGCCGGTCATGTCGGTGCCCGGCTCCAGGTCAAAGCCCTCGCCGATCGCGGCGCGGATGGAGGGCGCGATCTGGACCACCACATGCTTACGCGGATTCGCCAGCGCCTGCCAAACGGCTTCGGTGGAATTTTTCTCCAGAAACGCGGCCACCGGGCAAACGTTGATGCACTGACCGCAGTTGATGCACACTGATTCGGCCATGGGCGCGGAAAAAGCCGGCGCCACGACCGTATCAAATCCACGGAACAACTGGCTGAGATTGTGCACCGCCTGGACCTCGGCGCAGACGCGCACACAGCGGCGGCAGAGGATGCATTTTTCCGCGTTGCGAATCACCGATGCAGAGGAGGATTCAATGGAATGTTGCTTGCGCCGGCCTTCAAACAGCCGTTCGCGCACTCCCAGGCTGTAGGCTAGATTCTGCAGCTCGCAGTTGGCGTCGCGCTCGCACGTCTGACACTCCCGCGGGTGATTGTCCAGAATCAGCTCCAGCAGATCCCGGCGCGCCTGACGGATCTCCGGCGAATTGGTAGCCACCACCATGCCCTCGCGCACTTTGGTGGCGCAGGAGGGGAGATAGTTTTTACTGCCCTCCACCTCCACAATGCAGATGCGGCACGCGCCCTCGATGGACAGCTGTGGATGGTAACAAAGTCTCGGGATTTTAATGCCCAGTTGCTCCGCCGCTTCCATAATGGTGCTCTGGCTGTCGACCTCCAGCGGCATGTTATTGATGACCATATGAACTTTTTCCATACCCTGCCTATGTTAGAGTGGAAGGATTCAGTCTCTGCTGATGGCGTCGAATTTACACGCGCTCCAGCATTCGCCGCATTTGATGCATTCGACTTGATTGATCGTGTGTGGTTTTTTCGGACTGCCGCTGATGCAGCTGACCGGACAGCGCCGTGCGCAAAGCGTACAGCCGACGCATTTATCCGCCCGCACCTCATAGCGGATCAATTGACTGCATTTGTGCGCTGGACAGCGTTTTTCGCGCACATGGATTTCGAATTCTTCACGGAAATTCTTAAGCGCGCTGAGGACCGGATTGGGCGCGGTCTGTCCCAGTCCGCACAAAGAGGTTTTTTCACCAGGTCTCCCAACCGCTCCAGTTTAATCAAATCCTCCTCGATCCCATGGCCGGTGGTGATGCGTTCGAGAATTTCGAGCATGCGCAGGGTGCCCTCGCGGCAGGGCACGCATTTGCCGCATGATTCGCTCTGGGTGAATTCGAGGAAAAATTTGGCCGTGGCCACCATGCAGTCTTC
This is a stretch of genomic DNA from bacterium. It encodes these proteins:
- a CDS encoding 2Fe-2S iron-sulfur cluster binding domain-containing protein, with the protein product MEKVHMVINNMPLEVDSQSTIMEAAEQLGIKIPRLCYHPQLSIEGACRICIVEVEGSKNYLPSCATKVREGMVVATNSPEIRQARRDLLELILDNHPRECQTCERDANCELQNLAYSLGVRERLFEGRRKQHSIESSSASVIRNAEKCILCRRCVRVCAEVQAVHNLSQLFRGFDTVVAPAFSAPMAESVCINCGQCINVCPVAAFLEKNSTEAVWQALANPRKHVVVQIAPSIRAAIGEGFDLEPGTDMTGPTITALRRLGFDAVFDTNFGADLTIVEEATELVKRLQSGDRLPLLTSCSSGWVKFMEHFYPDLMPLASSCKSPMSMLSTLLKTYYSQITGIPAQEIFVVGVMPCTAKKYEAERPELFTEDGLPSTDVVLTTRELVWMIKAYGIDIVHLPSGTFDTPLGFSSGAADIFGATGGVMEAALRTAAEKLTGEPLTDLNFSSVRSVEGLREASIEIGGRTLHVAVANGLGNARIILDKVRRQEKSYHLVEIMACPGGCIGGGGQPYPSGGRYVLDREVNRLRAAALYRIDEAKTVRKSHKNPYIQKLYAEYLGEPGAELAHALLHTHYTQREPRGI